One part of the Eucalyptus grandis isolate ANBG69807.140 chromosome 10, ASM1654582v1, whole genome shotgun sequence genome encodes these proteins:
- the LOC104423985 gene encoding LOW QUALITY PROTEIN: alpha-mannosidase (The sequence of the model RefSeq protein was modified relative to this genomic sequence to represent the inferred CDS: deleted 1 base in 1 codon) codes for MGTLVACWFAVMILVIVGLYGGVDGAYVKYNTCAGVVEGKLNVHLVPHSHDDVGWLKTIDQYYVGSNNSIQGACVENVLDSVIEALARDPNRKFVFAEMAFFQRWWLEQSPEMQELVRKLVNAGQLEFINGGWCMHDEATTHYIDMIDQTTLGHGLIKSEFNKVPRVGWQIDPFGHSAVQAYLLGAEVGFNSLHFARIDYQDRAKRKDDKSLEVIWRGSKTFGSSSQIFTNVFPDHYGPPEGFSFEVFDDFEPVQDNTLLYDYNVEIRVNDFISAAMTQANVTRTNHIMWTMGEDFTYQYAESWFKQMDKFIHYVNKDGRVNALYSTPSIYVDAKNAENVSWPLKTDDYLPYADREDAYWTGFFTSRPALKRYVRMLSGYYLAARQLEFLVGRRSSGPSTYGLGDALGIAQHHDALTGTAKQHTTNDYEKRLAIGASEAEAVVDNALSCLVSKKPGGQCSSPALNFSQCQLLNISFCPATEEDILDGKSLVVLAYNSLGWNRTDIIRIPVTDSNFVVRDSSGYTVEAQFVDLDNVTINLRNFYVKAYLGLSPKQVPKYWLLFQVSLPPLGWNTYFISKTAKEGKTKTSFVSTLGNPQNDTIEVGPGDLKMLFSSTSGQLVRIYNSKMGVDVPVQQSYLYYASSVGDADNPQASGAYIFRPDELRPTIVSRKVPMKVVRGPLVDEVHQQFSSWIYQVTRLHKDKEHADVEFTIGPIPTDDGVGKEVITQMTANMATEKTFYTDSNGRDFIKRVRDYRPDWSLTVTEPVAGNYYPINLGIFTMDNKTEFSVLVDRAAGGASIKDGQIELMLHRRILADDSRGVGEPLDEIVCIANNSTCEGLTVRGHYYIGINKPGTGARWRRTTGQEVYSPLVLAFAHEKMEDWTASHVTTATTMDSSYSLPQNVALITLQELDDGSALLRLAHLYEPGEDAEYSTLTKVELKKMFAGRTIKEVKEMSLSANQEKSEMKRMTWKVEGEVVAEPTPLRGGPVAMSDLVVELGPMEIRTFLLKF; via the exons ATGGGTACTCTTGTGGCTTGTTGGTTTGCAGTCATGATTTTGGTGATTGTGGGTTTGTATGGGGGAGTGGATGGTGCTTACGTGAAGTACAACACTTGTGCTGGGGTTGTGGAAGGAAAGTTGAACGTGCATTTGGTCCCACATTCGCACGATGACGTTGGATGGTTGAAGACCATCGACCAGTACTATGTCGGCTCGAATAACTCTATCCAG GGTGCTTGTGTCGAGAATGTGCTTGATTCTGTCATCGAAGCATTGGCGCGAGATCCCAATAGGAAGTTTGTGTTTGCCGAGATG GCTTTCTTCCAAAGATGGTGGTTAGAGCAAAGTCCAGAAATGCAAGAACTAGTGAGGAAACTTGTGAATGCTGGCCAATTGGAATTCAT AAATGGTGGATGGTGTATGCACGACGAGGCAACAACTCATTACATTGACATGATTGACCAAACAACTCTGGGTCATGGCCTGATAAAGTCAGAATTCAACAAGGTTCCTCGAGTTGGATGGCAAATTGATCCGTTTGGACATTCTGCTGTGCAAGCTTACCTACTCGGAGCTGAG GTTGGATTTAATTCCCTGCATTTTGCGAGAATTGATTATCAAGACAGAGCAAAACGCAAGGATGATAAATCTCTTGAGGTTATATGGCGTGGGTCTAAAACATTTGGTTCTTCATCTCAG ATTTTCACAAATGTCTTTCCTGATCACTATGGTCCACCGGAAGGTTTCAGTTTTGAAgtgtttgatgattttgagcCTGTTCAG GATAATACTCTCCTATATGACTATAATGTTGAAATAAGAGTGAATGATTTTATTAGTGCTGCAATGACACAG GCGAATGTGACAAGAACAAATCACATTATGTGGACCATGGGTGAAGATTTTACCTACCAATACGCTGAGTCTTGGTTCAAGCAGATGGACAAATTCATTCATTATGTTAACAAG GATGGTCGGGTGAATGCATTATACTCTACACCATCTATTTATGTCGATGCCAAAAATGCAGAGAATGTATCATGGCCTTTGAAAACTGATGATTACTTGCC CTATGCAGATCGTGAAGATGCCTATTGGACTGGTTTCTTTACTAGCCGGCCAGCCCTGAAACGATATGTCAGGATGCTAAGTGGATATTATTTG GCAGCTCGCCAACTTGAATTTCTTGTGGGGCGAAGGTCCAGTGGTCCTAGCACTTATGGGCTCGGAGATGCCTTAGGAATAGCACAACATCATGATGCACTCACTGGTACTGCTAAACAGCATACGACCAATGATTATGAGAAGCGCCTAGCTATTGGAGCTTCTGAG GCAGAAGCTGTTGTTGATAATGCTCTCTCGTGCCTAGTTAGTAAGAAACCAGGAGGTCAATGCTCATCACCTGCTTTAAACTTTAGCCAG TGCCAATTGCTCAATATAAGTTTCTGCCCAGCAACGGAGGAAGATATCCTGGATGGAAAGAGTCTG GTTGTGCTAGCATATAATTCACTTGGATGGAATAGAACTGATATTATAAGGATCCCC GTTACTGATTCAAATTTTGTTGTCCGTGATTCTTCTGGATATACCGTTGAAGCACAATTTGTTGATTTGGATAACGTTACAATCAACTTGAGGAACTTCTACGTTAAAGCCTACTTGGGA TTGTCGCCAAAGCAGGTCCCAAAGTACTGGCTTCTATTTCAAGTTTCATTACCTCCATTGGGTTGGAACACATACTTCATTTCTAAAACAGCTAAAGAAG GGAAAACTAAAACCAGTTTCGTTTCTACACTGGGCAATCCACAGAATGACACCATAGAAGTTGGACCAGGGGATCTGAAGATGCTATTTTCGTCAACCTCTGGGCAACTTGTCCGGATATACAACTCTAAAATGGGG GTCGATGTACCAGTACAGCAAAGCTATCTCTACTATGCCTCAAGTGTCGGAGATGCAGATAATCCTCAG GCTTCTGGTGCATACATCTTCCGTCCAGATGAATTGCGTCCAACTATTGTTTCAAGAAAA GTGCCCATGAAGGTTGTTCGTGGACCACTAGTCGATGAAGTGCATCAACAGTTCAGTTCATGGATCTATCAG gTCACGAGATTACACAAGGACAAAGAGCATGCTGATGTTGAATTTACA ATTGGACCAATTCCAACAGATGATGGAGTTGGGAAGGAGGTGATAACACAAATGACAGCGAATATGGCAACGGAGAAGACTTTCTACACTGATTCTAATGGAAGGGATTTCATAAAACGG GTGCGAGATTATAGACCAGATTGGTCCCTCACTGTTACTGAACCTGTTGCAGGAAATTACTATCCA ATTAATCTCGGAATTTTCACCATGGACAACAAAACTGAATTCTCGGTCTTAGTGGACCGTGCCGCTGGAGGAGCCAGTATCAAAGATGGGCAAATAGAGTTGATGCTTCACAG GCGAATACTCGCTGATGACAGCAGAGGAGTGGGTGAACCTCTCGATGAGATAGTGTGCATTGCAAATAATAGTACGTGCGAAGGACTAACG GTACGAGGACACTACTACATAGGCATCAACAAACCCGGGACAGGAGCTCGCTGGCGTCGGACTACCGGCCAAGAAGTGTACTCACCTTTAGTTTTGGCTTTTGCACATGAG AAGATGGAGGACTGGACAGCATCTCATGTTACCACAGCGACTACTATGGATTCGAGTTACAGTTTACCTCAGAATGTCGCATTAATCACTCTGCAG GAGTTGGATGATGGAAGTGCACTTCTACGTCTTGCCCATCTTTATGAG CCTGGTGAAGATGCCGAATATTCGACCTTGACTAAAGTCGAGCTGAAGAAGATGTTTGCCGGAAGGACG ataaaagaagtaaaagaaatgaGCCTGTCTGCGAACCAAGAGAAGTCTGAAATGAAGCGGATGACATGGAAAGTCGAAGGGGAAGTCGTGGCAGAACCAACGCCCCTGAGAGGCGGCCCTGTCGCCATGTCGGATCTTGTCGTCGAGCTCGGTCCCATGGAAATTCGCACTTTCTTGCTGAAATTCTAA
- the LOC104422779 gene encoding alpha-mannosidase has translation MGTLVASCFVVVILETVWLYGGVAGAYVKYNTSGAVVEGKLNVHLVPHSHDDVGWLKTIDQYYVGSNNSIQGACVENVLDSVVEALSRDPNRKFIFAEMAFFQRWWLEQSPETKEQMRKLVNAGQLEFINGGWCMHDEATTHYIDMIDQTTLGHGLIKSQFNKVPRVGWQIDPFGHSAVQAYLLGAEVGFDSLHFARIDYQDRANRKNDKSLEVIWRGSKTFGSSSQIFTNAFPVHYSPPDGFDFEMSNDFEPVQDNILLYDYNVEKRVNDFISAAMTQANVTRTNHIMWTMGDDFQYQYAESWFKEMDKFVHYVNKDGRVNALYSTPSIYVDAKNAENGSWPLKTDDYFPYADSKDAYWTGYFTSRPALKRYVRMLSGYYLAARQLEFLVGRRSSGPSTYGLGDALGIAQHHDAVSGTAKQHTTNDYEKRLAVGASEAEAVVNNALSCLVSKKPGGQCSSSALNFSQCQLLNISFCPATEEDIPDGKSLVVVAYNSLGWNRTDVIRIPVTDSNFVVRDSSGNTIEAQFIDLDSATINLRNFYVKAHLGLLPQQVPKYWLIFQVSIPPLGWSTYFISKAATEGESKSTVLSTLSNPQNDTIEVGPGDLKMLFSSTSGQLVRILNSKTGVDVPVQQSYLYYASSIGDPVDSQASGAYIFRPDGARPTIVSREVPLKVVRGPLVDEVHQQFSSWIYQVTRLYKDKEQADVEFTIGPIPTDDGVGKEVITQMTANMATEKTFYTDSNGRDFIKRVRDYRSDWSLTVTQPVAGNYYPINLGIFTKDNKTEFSVLVDRAVGGASIKDGQIELMLHRRILKDDRRGVGEALDEMVCIANNRTCKGLTVRGHYHIGISKAGEGARWRRTTGQEVYSPLVLAFAHEKMEDWTASHVTIATTMDSSYSLPQNVALITLQELDDGSALLRLAHLYESGEDAEYSTVAKVELKKMFAGRMIKEVKEMSLSANQEKSEMKQMTWKVEVEVVAEPMPLRGGPVNVSDLVVELGPMEIRTFLLKF, from the exons ATGGGTACTCTTGTGGCTTCCTGTTTCGTGGTTGTGATTTTGGAGACTGTATGGTTGTATGGAGGAGTGGCTGGAGCTTACGTGAAGTACAACACTAGTGGTGCGGTTGTGGAAGGGAAGTTGAACGTCCACTTGGTCCCGCATTCCCACGACGACGTCGGATGGTTGAAGACCATTGATCAGTACTATGTCGGCTCGAACAACTCCATCCAG GGTGCTTGTGTCGAGAATGTGCTTGATTCTGTTGTCGAAGCATTGTCGCGAGATCCCAATAGGAAGTTTATATTCGCCGAGATG GCTTTCTTCCAAAGATGGTGGTTAGAGCAAAGtccagaaacaaaagaacaaatgagGAAACTTGTAAATGCTGGCCAATTGGAATTCAT AAATGGCGGATGGTGTATGCACGATGAGGCAACAACTCATTACATCGACATGATTGACCAAACAACTCTGGGTCATGGCCTGATAAAGTCACAGTTCAACAAAGTTCCTCGAGTTGGATGGCAAATTGATCCGTTTGGACATTCTGCTGTGCAAGCTTACCTGCTTGGAGCTGAG GTTGGATTTGATTCCCTGCATTTTGCCAGGATCGACTATCAAGACAGAGCGAATCGCAAGAATGATAAATCTCTTGAGGTCATATGGCGTGGCTCTAAAACATTTGGTTCCTCATCTCAG attttCACAAATGCATTTCCTGTTCATTATAGTCCGCCGGATGGTTTCGATTTTGAAATGTCTAATGATTTTGAGCCTGTTCAG GATAATATTCTCCTCTATGACTATAATGTCGAAAAAAGAGTGAATGATTTTATTAGTGCTGCAATGACACAG GCAAATGTGACAAGAACAAATCACATTATGTGGACCATGGGTGATGATTTTCAGTACCAATACGCTGAGTCTTGGTTCAAGGAGATGGACAAATTCGTTCATTATGTTAACAAG GATGGTCGGGTGAATGCATTATACTCTACGCCATCTATTTACGTTGATGCCAAAAATGCAGAAAATGGATCATGGCCTTTGAAAACCGATGATTACTTTCC GTACGCAGATAGTAAAGATGCCTATTGGACTGGTTACTTTACCAGCCGGCCAGCCCTGAAACGATATGTTAGGATGCTAAGTGGATATTATTTG GCAGCACGCCAACTTGAATTTCTTGTGGGGCGAAGGTCCAGCGGTCCTAGCACTTATGGGCTTGGAGATGCCTTAGGAATAGCACAACATCACGATGCTGTCAGTGGTACAGCTAAACAGCACACGACAAATGATTATGAGAAGCGCCTAGCTGTTGGAGCTTCTGAG GCAGAAGCTGTCGTCAATAATGCTCTCTCGTGCCTAGTTAGTAAGAAACCAGGTGGTCAGTGTTCATCATCTGCTTTGAACTTTAGCCAG TGCCAATTACTCAACATAAGTTTCTGCCCAGCAACAGAGGAAGATATTCCAGATGGAAAGAGTCTG GTTGTGGTAGCATATAATTCCCTTGGATGGAATCGAACGGATGTCATAAGGATCCCA GTCACTGATTCAAATTTTGTCGTCCGTGACTCTTCTGGAAATACCATTGAAGCACAATTCATCGATTTGGATAGTGCTACAATCAACTTGAGGAACTTCTACGTGAAAGCCCATTTGGGATTGTTGCCACAGCAGGTCCCAAAGTACTGGCTaatatttcaagtttcaatACCGCCATTGGGTTGGAGCACATACTTCATTTCTAAAGCAGCTACAGAAG GGGAAAGTAAAAGTACCGTTCTCTCTACACTGAGCAATCCACAGAATGATACCATAGAAGTTGGACCAGGGGATCTGAAGATGCTATTTTCATCAACCTCGGGGCAACTTGTCCGGATATTAAACTCTAAAACTGGG GTTGATGTACCAGTACAGCAAAGCTATCTCTACTATGCCTCAAGTATCGGTGACCCAGTTGATTCTCAG GCTTCTGGTGCATACATCTTCCGCCCAGATGGTGCTCGTCCAACTATTGTTTCAAGAGAA GTACCCCTGAAGGTTGTTCGGGGACCACTAGTTGATGAAGTGCATCAACAGTTCAGTTCATGGATCTACCAG GTCACGAGATTATACAAGGACAAAGAGCAGGCTGATGTCGAATTCACA ATCGGACCAATTCCAACAGATGATGGAGTTGGAAAGGAGGTGATAACACAAATGACGGCAAATATGGCCACGGAGAAGACCTTCTACACTGATTCTAATGGAAGAGATTTCATAAAACGG GTGCGAGATTATAGATCAGATTGGTCCCTCACTGTTACACAACCTGTTGCAGGAAATTACTATCCA ATTAATCTCGGAATTTTCACCAAAGACAACAAAACTGAATTCTCTGTCTTAGTGGATCGTGCCGTTGGGGGAGCTAGTATCAAAGACGGGCAAATAGAGTTGATGCTTCACAG GCGAATACTTAAAGATGACAGAAGAGGAGTGGGGGAAGCTCTTGACGAGATGGTGTGCATTGCAAATAACAGAACGTGCAAAGGACTAACG GTACGAGGACACTACCACATAGGCATCAGCAAAGCAGGAGAGGGAGCTCGCTGGCGACGGACGACTGGCCAAGAAGTGTACTCGCCTTTAGTTCTGGCTTTTGCACATGAG AAGATGGAGGACTGGACAGCTTCTCATGTTACCATTGCGACTACTATGGATTCAAGTTACAGTTTACCTCAGAATGTCGCTTTAATCACTCTGCAG GAGTTGGATGATGGAAGTGCACTACTACGTCTTGCACATCTTTATGAG TCTGGTGAAGATGCCGAGTATTCAACCGTGGCTAAAGTCGAGCTGAAGAAGATGTTTGCGGGAAGAATG ATAAAGGAAGTAAAGGAAATGAGCTTGTCTGCAAACCAAGAGAAGTCTGAAATGAAGCAGATGACGTGGAAAGTCGAAGTGGAAGTCGTGGCGGAACCTATGCCTTTAAGAGGGGGCCCTGTCAATGTCTCGGATCTTGTTGTCGAGCTTGGTCCCATGGAAATTCGTACTTTCTTGCTCAAATTCTAA